A genomic window from Hyla sarda isolate aHylSar1 chromosome 10, aHylSar1.hap1, whole genome shotgun sequence includes:
- the RPL18 gene encoding 60S ribosomal protein L18 → MGVDIRHNKDRKVRRKEPKSQDIYLRLLVKLYRFLARRTTSNFNKVVLRRLFMSRTNRPPLSLSRLIRKMKLSGRENKTAVVVGSITDDVRIQNIPKLKVCALRVSTEARRRILKNGGHIMTFDQLALAAPKGENTVLLSGPRKGREVYRHFGKAPGTPHSHTKPYVRSKGRKFERARGRRASRGYKN, encoded by the exons ATG GGAGTAGATATCCGCCACAACAAGGACCGCAAGGTGCGGCGAAAGGAGCCTAAGAGTCAGGATATCTACCTGAGGCTTTTGGTTAAG CTGTACCGTTTCTTGGCCCGCCGtaccacatccaactttaataaagTGGTTCTCAGGCGACTCTTCATGAGCCGTACCAACAGGCCACCTCTCTCTCTGTCCCGCTTG ATTCGCAAGATGAAGCTTTCTGGACGTGAAAACAAAACTGCTGTGGTAGTAGGAAGCATCACCGATGATGTCAGAATCCAGAATATCCCAAAGCTGAAG gtTTGTGCACTTAGAGTGTCCACTGAAGCTCGCAGACGAATCCTTAAAAATGGAGGCCACATCATGACTTTTGACCAACTGGCTCTTGCTGCTCCTAAAGGCGAGAACACTGTTCTCCTGTCAG GTCCCCGTAAGGGTCGGGAGGTGTACAGACACTTTGGAAAGGCTCCCGGTACTCCACACAGTCATACCAA GCCCTACGTTCGTTCTAAGGGTAGAAAGTTTGAACGTGCCAGAGGACGCAGAGCCAGCAGAGGTTACAAGAACTAA